The sequence TTGTCATCGAGGCGATATTCATGCATGACCCAGTCGGTCCTAATCCCTTGAGGGGCTCGACCTCTGTAGTAAACAAGCGTCTTCTTCATCCCAATGGCTCGGTTTTGTGAACTCACTCTCCTGTCTTTTCCGGTGGATTTCCAGTACCCTGCTCTTGTGGCTCTGTTTGTTCTGAACCCATTTGGATATTTTCTGTCTCTTGGCCCAAAGAAATACCATTCTGGATCTCTACTTGGAAGAAACGACTTTTCTAcaaatataatttcatttcCCCAAATATCTATCAGGAATTAATTAAAATGTGTAACTAAAATGGGAAATTCATTGATTGATTGATTAACTAATTAACCTGATAATTCCCAGGGCTCGCATTTGTAGAGATCCACTTCAGGAATGATATCAAGCTCGATTTCCTGACCACTGATCTTCCTCTTGAGATAGTAATTGACGAGCTCTTCGTCGGTGGGATGGAACCTGAACCCTGGAGGCAACCCTACTGGTGCCATTTCTTGATCTTCTTTAATTTCCAATTCTTTTCCCACTTCCACATTTTCCCCGATATATATACAAAAAACTCCATCCCCTCCTTCTAATTCCTCTTCTTTAGggatccttttcttttttcttttcttttcctttctttttctcttttccagATTCTTGGACAAACGTTTCTTACAAGCCCTTTACTTCTTAACTTCACACACCTcactcacacacacacacacacactcacatacacacacacatacacactctctctctctctctctctctctttttctctttctttcttcttacaACTAATACGTATTCTCCAAGTTCTTCTCCCAGGACGCtactaattaaatatttcttgtttattttctttccttttaattCACCATATTTAGAAATGTCGGTACTTAATTAATTCCTTCTTTGATATTCCTTTCGATCCTTAAATAAAGGCTCTTTCTTTAAGTGTGTTCATCAATTTTTCCCTTTCTCCTTCTTAATTAAGTGTGCCTTTGAATATCACTAATCATTTCTTGGTTACATTACATCTCTCATCTCTCTGTTATATCCATTATCATACACacattatatataatatatattcatATCAATTAATAAATTTGGTATACATCAGAGATCGGGTGGATATTGTCCCATGCATCCTTAGTCTTTTGTTAACTTAACTGGGAAATGAAACTGCGTTgctttgttattattatatactAATAACAAAAAGTAGTGATAATCAAAATATTCTCTTTATTTCTAGTGGATATATCAAAATATTCGATGAGACCCATTTATTTAAAAATCAACAACTATAAGGTTATGAGTAGAGACATATAATCAGCATTTTGAATTTGATGTGCAGCGCAATGCCCCGGAGGAGCTTGTCAATGCTCTGATCCACTTAGCATCTGCCACTGGAAACCGCTGTTGGGGGTTGTAATTTGGCTTTACTCTTCCTCTCCCCACTCCAATTTCTGTAAACAATGCTCCGTTTTCAAATACGTCTCTCACTGAGTGAAACTTCCATTTTGCCTCCTCTACATTCCCAGTGCTCCATATGACCTGCCATTAACGAAAGAATAAAATCAAATactatatattaaatttatttataaaatataattcaaactctaTTATTGTCTTTACCTGTTTTGACTTTGATGCGATGAAAAGGTTGGCTTCACTCTTCACGCTTGGATTCATGCTCCCTCCAATTGCGTATTGCGTCCAACCTTGGTATAAATTATTTGCCACGTGTGCATACCCATATCGAATCCTACACATATGGTTAacctaaaaaatattaatatccTAAAACGCTTAGGaatattgtttttaattaattaatttcataataatataaataaatttaccTGGGCATTCTTTGGTTACAATTTGGTCCAAAATGGTTATAGACGACAGTGACTTTCATGTTCCGATCTCGAACATAACCATCATCATGACCAAGAAGAATAACCTTGTCTTGGTCCCGGAACCAATTGTTGGAAATGGTGATGTCAGTGGACCCACGGGTGACGTCAAGCAACCCATCCTCGCACCGGTACAGCGTGTTGTGGTCAATCCAAACATTCGAGGCCGTTACTAAACGGATCGCATCTCCGTCAACGTGTCCAAGTGAAATTACCTTAGAATTGGGGCCCATGACTTCTCCCGCCGCCTGAGACCTGCAGTGGTGGATGATAAGGCCGTGGATTATAATGTTGGTGGCTCTGAGCACCATCAGACAGGCGTTTCCGGTGATGTGGACGGTGGCACCTCGGCCGTCGATGGCCGTAAAGCTGCTGATTAGAAGAGGCTTCTGAAGCACAATGTGCATGTCTTTTTGGAATGTGATCCAGACTTTGTGTTTGATCATTGTGGCGCCGTATCTGAGAGTACCTGGACGTGGGTTTATAGGGTCATCGCTTGGGTCAGTGACTTGGTAATGTATGAGATTTCTTCCCATGTTGTTGGTCATTTTTCCGGCGAAACCAACTGAACAAGCGGCGAGTTGTTGTCTGTTTCTTCTCCAGTATGGGTTTGATCTCCAGCATCTATCAATGGCGTTCATGCTTAAGCCATGGGCTTCTGAAGAAGAAACTACATTAGAGATCAGAAAAATGAAGGAAATGAGAGACAGAACAGAGAGTTGTTGAGTAATGGTCATTTTTTGGCTTTGattaaatattgtttttgttgGTCTTAACACTTTTGAGAGGGTTTGGTTTTTATATGTATGAATAATTTCTGAAGAGAGAGGGGAGGAGTTACTGAGtttgtgttgttttttttttttttttttccttaagcTTTTTCACATGAACTTTGGTTTTAAATGCAAGTGGGGAGTTGCATTAATTTATATGAAACTGCTTATTTTCAATATTTCCATGTTCTAATTTCTAAAACGATCAACTTCATTGATTTCcttgtttaatttctttaactGATCGATGTCGTCGTCtgttcttttttaaatttgaatttgatcTTAATGGAATGAAGGAATGAGATCTAACTCCCCATCCATAAATTCACTTTACCATGCATTAAGTTTTGTATAAACCAAATGTTAATCCAAAATTGATGGTAATAATATTAACATTTTTGTATCCTTGAATATATAGGTGCATGTTATCGTGAACTCGATCGACGGTTAtggaataaagaaatagttGATAAATTGACTCTCACTAATATTTAAATCAAGTTTCTTCGTAGATTCTTGTTCTTTCATGAAAACGAAGTTAGTTAATAGTTTTCAATAAAAACTAATGACAATAATAtccttttaacatttttctaaaCAAAAGATATTCTTAAAACCTTTGAAGTCATATTtgtttttgaaaacaaaatgaaaGAGTTTGGGATTATATGTTTTAgcatttttgtttaaaaaaaaaaagattacaaTAGTGTATTGAACTCAACCTCTTGTGAATAGTACTCATTACAATATTTAGGTAAACTTACCTTGACCATTAATGTATCATAAAtaaagttatttttttaaaacaaaaattgtttggaaaaataattgaattcaTTATTTTGTCGTTATACGTAATTAAGACGTTAGAATTAAGTTATCTTTTCTagatatttatattataaacgtgaaaaaaaaaaaacgttgttGGTTTAATTATTCACCCGAAGTTTCTAACTTAAATAATATATACACACCCATAAGTTTACTCTAAAGTGTGGAAAATTATTATGGacgacaaaaaagaaaaaaaaaaaactatttataaaatataataaaaaaaaaaaactcaaaatacctatataaaaatggctgaattttggtatatttaattttataaataaattttaatattttgctattttaaaaaataaagtattaatatatttgatttttttccataAATTGTCCTAGTCTACATTTGTATAGATAAATTTACACTTACTCAACAATACAGATTACTTAAATCCAACCATACTTCCAAAATCTACTTAAAATTAAAAGGTATTTcgaaaaaatttcaatttacaCCGCGGATCTTTTgaatttgtatcaatttaattaaatcctgtataataattatatgaatTATGTCACTCAAGGTCGCATGTTGGATATGATTTACTGCACATTTGATGATTTTTCaaaacaattaaagaaaaagtCACAGAATTCAAACATGTTACACATAACTTATAACATGCATTAAAGTATGTCTCAAACATTTAAACTAAATTAGTATAATAACTACTTTCAAACTATAATGATGTAATTTGGAATTGTTGATcgaatatatattatattatatttatatggTATAAAATCTTGACAGAAACAAACAGAAAGTGatgaataaataaatggaatttaataaattaaagcGGTCGCCAATAGGGCAACACCAAACCAATAGTATCTTGGGGCCCTTTGGAGGTCCATTCTGCAACCGTAGCGGGCCAACACCTTAGCAACCCACAATTATTTGACAACGCAAATGCATAGCCAATGACTCAAACATAACAAGTTTctaaaaatctatttttattctgcttttaatgttttaaaaatatcattatattaaaactatttataaaatatagcaaaattcattgtattatttataattcattgtattgttattatttttgttatatatcgtatatagtttcatttttttgtcATCTATGATAATTCTTCACTATAAATAACACCAAGACCTTTACTCAAAACATGCtatagattttatcttttactCTAAGTCATACAGAGATAGAAGCCTAGATTTTTGACACTCTTTTTCAACATATTTGTCAATGACAATATTgtaatttagatatatataaaCTAAGCACAAAGTCCAAGAccattatttttttagtttgacTATCTTTTTCTTGTCTCTTCCTAATATAATTTACATGGTGAATGCTTTTTATGGTGTGGAGAGTCAAACAAAATGATAACATATCATAATCTATCATAATCAAGATTCACTTTGTTGGTACTCAACAAACTAATTGTATTTCATTTGTAAACGGTTACATATAATTATCAGTAAGATACTTAAGTTGAAAGCTTATAACTAGGTGAACAAAATATTTGTTCACATATTGACACCCATTATTCATAAATCACATTTGAAAAGTGATTACAAAACTTATAGTTTATAGTTAATTAATGTCTATGACATAGTAAAAATTGAACACATTGTTTAATGGTATTGACACGACCTCTATCAAGTGTGTTCAGTCTCTCACATGCAGTTCATGTATTAAAAAACACATTGCATATAGATTCATTCCAAAACTATAGCATATATCTTACACGTGTTGACAGGCATATAATCGGTACAAAAGTTTGAATGACTAACAATAtgtatacaaatatatatatatatatatatatatatataacgtAATAATATGTTAGTAGGCAGGTTTTATTTTTGTTCCCACTTTGACTTTCAACCATACAATATTGTGTGGGACTATTTGTTTAGTTTGATAATTAATACAGTAGCTAATTCAATTAACAAAttgaaataaagaaataataatgagagtatttaattaaatcaatatCAACTATATTTGTGAAAGGGATTAAAAAACGACTAAAAAAGCTTGTCCAACATAAGCTGCCTTTTAATCCAAAAATTAGACAGTGATAATGATGTGATTAGAATAAAAGgcaagaaaatatataaaaggaGGGGAAAATTAAATAATGGAGGAGATGTAATTTTGATTGgacatttatttaaatttacaagttaaaaaaaaaaaaaaaaagtaaaaaagtgtATGGTTTTCATTGGAGGCTCACCCATCAACAACATTTTTGTAAAGCATTGCTTTGCTTTTCCTTTTTAAATACATGCTGTTGTATTAAGCTCATTCAATGGGCACTTTTATGTTTAGTAGGGTTTAACTTGATAGTATAAGCGATTTGGATATTACATATATCTATGTAGTTTTActaacttttattttatttttgaaaaattaactTTTGAGAAGTTTTTATTGTAAAGTATTATAGTCACACTTATGAAATATTATTGTCACACTTACAAAACTCACTTagttatattaaattattgtttttattattttgtgtCAAACTTATGTTTGGTGGCTTCCATTCTTTACAACAACCACACTGCTATTATTCTTGGGTTGGTTACATAACTCCAAAGTTGAATTTTTACACAATTATTGGATGTGAATAATGTTATCACTTGCCACATTTACTCATACACCAAAGTCTAagataagaaacaaaaatgTTATTTAAGCTACcaattttaatgttttaaaaaacataaaggATGGGAATCGCTTGTTACCTTAAACCTTTAAAACACTTTAATTAGTCGACACGTTGAATTCTAACATTTTTTACCTAAAGTCGTTGTTTTAGCttgacctttttttttccttatcaGAGACAGCAATGGTGTCTTGCCCTTTCATGGGATATAAGGTTGTGGTGTCattgttattttatttgatttactGAAAAATTAACAAGTAATTAGTTTttataaaaacttaaaaaatcaTTGTCAACACAACTTCAATCTATGTTTTTTATTTACTAGCCAtttctgtttttttctttcaaaaaaaaaaaaaaaggatttaaaaaagctttaaaaaaagaaaagaaaaagtgggtcttttataaagttatatttttaaaataggCAAAAATGATAACAGAGAAATGGAAAATAAacgaaaataaaaataaaatagaaattgtTACCAAATACAAGTAATTGAATAATTTGTTATCAAATTAGCCTAATTTATTGAATAGATTTCAAACTCTTGTAATCATAAGATGCAGTTAGTTAACAAAAGATTTCCAAATAATCTTTGATTTTCTTGTTTGAAGAAAAGTGTAAACAAactttgttatttttataaaatagaaTCAGGCAACCAAACAATAGGAGGATATATAGTAATGTGAGTGAGgagaaaattaataattaaaaattaagaatcACCCAGTAATAGCAAAGATTCATGGTACAGCCGGACTCCATCATGCTTCACTTCATATATATCTCTATTTAGCTTTtcataatttatatatttttctattttatgttTTCTCTAAATGcatgttttataaatatattcCTTTTATTATAAAAAGTATTTCAAATTAGCCTATCATCAGAAAGATATATAGATTCATCAAACAGCAGTGACGTGGCTGTCttgattaaataatttttcattttggaTTTAGATTACCTAAATACATGATTTGTGATAAAAAAAATGGAGATACTCGAAcgaaatcaaagaaagaaagaaaggaaatagACAAACTAATAATCATTTCGAATTAAATTAACGTTGAGAAAAGATGTAAATATATAGTtcgagaaaaagaagaaaaagaaaagaaaagaaagtagtTGCTAATAAATCAATAATTAGGGTGATTGAAAACtgtttataataataataataattcaattGACCTTTATTAATTTATGGCGGGAGAGGTGAGGGGGGCAAGCGAGAATGGGATGGAAGATACGGCGGAGCGTGAGGAAGACTGGCGCGAAGAAGGAAAGGTGGGATGCGAAGAGAGCGAGTAGAGAGAAGGGATGAGATATTGGGAAATGGATAGAAACGGGCGCAGTAGTAGTGGGCGTTGTGGTGTGAGGAGGGGGGTCGGGGCCAATCATGTGAACTTCAGCCACTACCCGTTTACACCGTTGTCCCGTACCGTTCCATTTACTGGGAAAGGGGTCCACCACCAAGCTGGCAAAATGACACATAAGCAACATAGAAGACTTGCCACGTAATTGAGTAGACCAGTCATTGTCTTGATATATGCCACGGAGGAGGGAAGGGGTTTGTCAATAATTAAAACTgtttagaattaaaattaaaattgttataaatataattatttttcatttttaggggAGAGGGATGGAGTTGTCTTTTTCGAAGACCTACCCGGTGCTTTATATGTAGGGTGTGGGGAGCATTATAGGGTGTCCTTCCAAAAGAAAGTGAAAGTAACAAAGTAGTGTTTTAGAGTAGAGGAGAGGCGAAACGAGGCGCAGGCGAAAACCAAGGGCTTTCTCTCTCTCGGCTGTTGCTCTTTATTATTACCATTCTCTGCATTTCTTGCTCTGTAAAGCAGACCAAAGCGACGCCACTCACtgcttctctctttctttcttctttttccttcttcttttcgtTTTTTCCATCACACCACAGCCGGCGCTTCTCCGGCTACCTGCTCGTTTAAGGTTAATCATCTACTCATTTCCATTCTTCTAGGTTTTCGTCTTCTTCACTTGCTTCTTCTATTCCTCAATGCGATTGGTTTTTCTGTTTGATTACCTTCTTATTTCTTGCTTACTTCATCTTCAACTCTCTGTGGATCTACTCTATGTTTCCGTCTTCTTTGCTTTCTCGGTTGTTTTCAGAACTCTATATTGTCGGATCTTTCCATTTCTCTCACTTTTTTCTTTGCGTTTTTTGAACTTATTCCTCTTTCGTCGGTGTGAGATCGATAGATCCTGTTAAGTGATTTGCCGATTTTTAGTTGCTCTGGACGTCCTCTAAACATATTTTCTCGTGCTACGTTTAGGGTTTTCTAGTTTCTTGTTGGTTTTGATGTCGATACCATGGCTGAAATTATTTTTATCGTTAGGGTTTGGTTTCTGCGCTATTTCACCTTTTATTTTGCTGCTGGTTCTCTGGTGAACGCTTATGATTTTCCTGTCAGTTTCTACTGTCTTACCGATTAGAAAATACTGTTAAATTCTTTGATCTctgtttgatttttcttttcaaaatccTTCGCGTagatattttttgtttttagttttatttcttattattaagCCACTCTGATCAAGCATTGAGGAAATACGAATTTATTCTGTGTTCTAAATTAACGGAGAATATTTTTACTCGGATTGCTGGTTTATATCGGTTTTTTATTAGTGTTTTGCAGTTCTATATGTATTTGACCATCAGGAATCCCTTTGTTTGTAGTCAACAATAAGTGCGTTCTGATAGAATGTCTGCGCTACTTTTAGTCATCATTTACCAATTCTAACTCGTCTAGTTCAGCTCTCCATTTTCTCGTAGTGATCATGGGGAGGAAGAAGAGAACCGATGCTGGCGGTGAAAGTTCTGAGTCTCAAGATGGTGGTGGTCGTGGCTCCCAAAGATCAGCTGAAAGGAGAGACACCCCACAGCAACATGGTGGTAGTGGGTACCAGGGTGGGAGAGGTTGGGGTTCTCAAGGGGGACGTGGAGGTCAAGGTGGTGGAGGGCGTGGGCGAGGAACGTCTCAACATCAGCACTATGGAGGACCTCCCGATCACCAAGGCAGGGGTAGAGGTGGGCCATATCATGGAGGACGCAATAActatggtggtggtggtggtaaTCGCGGTGGCATGGGTGGTGGTGGCATTGGGGGAGGACCTTCTTCTGGTGGACCATCCAGGTCACTAGTTCCCGAGCTGCACCAAGCAACCCCAATGTATCAAGGAGGGATGACTCAGCCAGTCTCATCTGGGGCGAGTTCTTCCTCCCACCCATCTGACACTTCATCAATTGATCAACAATTTCAACAAATTTCCATTCAACAAGAATCCTCTCAAAGTCAAGCAATTCAACCTGCGCCACCATCTAGTAAATCCTTGAGATTCCCACTGAGACCAGGAAAGGGTAGCTCTGGTACAAGGTGTATCGTTAAGGCTAACCATTTCTTCGCTGAGTTACCCGACAAAGATCTTCATCAGTATGATGTGGGCATTTACTGCTGCTCATATTTTCTTAtgcatatattttttatattttaattttacacTGACAATTTTTTTGTTGCATTTAGGTTACTATTACCCCAGAAGTTACTTCGCGCGTCTACAACCGAGCTGTAATGGAACAGCTAGTTAAATTATATAGAGTCTCACACCTTGGGGATCGGCTTCCTGCTTATGATGGAAGAAAAAGTTTATATACGGCTGGTCCCCTCCCTTTCATATCCAATGAGTTTAGAATAACtctttttgatgaagaagatggatCTGGTGGACAAAGGTTCCCCACTCTCACCTCTTTGATTTTTTCTTGGTGTGCTATATACACTTTCCATTTTGCTTAATGAATTTTTCCTCTTGGTGCAGACGGGAAAGGGAATTTAAAGTTGTAATCAAATTGGCTGCACGTGCTGATCTGCACCATCTTGGACTCTTTTTGCAAGGCAGACAGGCCGATGCCCCTCAAGAAGCTCTTCAAGTTCTGGATATTGTATTACGAGAATTACCTACTTCAAGGCATAACTATTACCACACATCtctgttttgttttttagtttctTGGGTTGGATTACTGAATGAGATTATTATGTCTTCTAGGTATTGTCCAGTGGCCCGATCATTTTACTCTCCAGATCTTGGCAGACGTCAGACACTGGGTGAGGGGCTGGAAAGTTGGCGTGGTTTCTATCAGAGTATCCGCCCTACACAAATGGGACTCTCCCTTAATATTGGTATTATCCCCACTTTTTGTTGGTTGCATTTTATGTTTCCAAAAGTGAAAgtcatgttttgtttttttttttcagttttatGTTTTTTCCCTTTCTGTTTTATTTCGGTTAAGTGACCATTCATCAATGGATGCAGATATGTCCTCTACTGCTTTCATAGAGCCTTTGCATGTCATTGATTTTGTCACTCAACTTCTCAATCGGGATGTGTCGTCCAGGCCTTTATCTGATGCTGACCGTGTGAAGGTTGGATGCTTGTCTCTGTCTAGGTTTTGATTTTTTAGTTAACTAGCTCATGGAACTCCTAGGACCATTTTCAGTTGTTCTTTAACCTAATTTGATCACGTTATGACTTTTCATGGTCATGCCAATTCTGTGGGAGgagatttgttttaatttttctaaGTGATTTCAGATAAAGAAGGCTCTTCGAGGTGTCAAGGTTGAAGTGACGCATCGTGGGAATATGCGCAGAAAATACCGCATTTCTGGCCTGACATCACAAGCAACTCGTGAGCTAACGTATGTAATATTTGAACTTGGATCGAAAAGTCTTGCATGACAAAGTTTCTACTTTGTATATATTGAACATCACTTATACAGTTATACTCCTTGTATTTGTATTAGTTTCCCAGTTGATGAGAGAGGTACTATGAAGTCGGTGGTTGAGTACTTCTACGAAACATATGGATTTGTTATCCAACATACCCAGTGGCCTTGTCTTCAAGTAGGGAATCAGCAGAGACCTAATTATCTACCGATGGAAGTAATATTTCTACTTATATTTCACTTTGCTGGTTGAATTTTGTAGGATAGTTAATTTATGTCGTGTATCCCAATATGTATTGTGAGTTTTAGCATTGAAAATGGTTTTGATTCAGGTATGTAAGATTGTTGAAGGTCAGAGGTATTCGAAAAGGCTTAATGAAAGACAAATAACTGCTCTGCTCAAGGTTACATG comes from Cucumis melo cultivar AY chromosome 12, USDA_Cmelo_AY_1.0, whole genome shotgun sequence and encodes:
- the LOC103483851 gene encoding protein argonaute 1, producing MGRKKRTDAGGESSESQDGGGRGSQRSAERRDTPQQHGGSGYQGGRGWGSQGGRGGQGGGGRGRGTSQHQHYGGPPDHQGRGRGGPYHGGRNNYGGGGGNRGGMGGGGIGGGPSSGGPSRSLVPELHQATPMYQGGMTQPVSSGASSSSHPSDTSSIDQQFQQISIQQESSQSQAIQPAPPSSKSLRFPLRPGKGSSGTRCIVKANHFFAELPDKDLHQYDVTITPEVTSRVYNRAVMEQLVKLYRVSHLGDRLPAYDGRKSLYTAGPLPFISNEFRITLFDEEDGSGGQRREREFKVVIKLAARADLHHLGLFLQGRQADAPQEALQVLDIVLRELPTSRYCPVARSFYSPDLGRRQTLGEGLESWRGFYQSIRPTQMGLSLNIDMSSTAFIEPLHVIDFVTQLLNRDVSSRPLSDADRVKIKKALRGVKVEVTHRGNMRRKYRISGLTSQATRELTFPVDERGTMKSVVEYFYETYGFVIQHTQWPCLQVGNQQRPNYLPMEVCKIVEGQRYSKRLNERQITALLKVTCQRPKDREEDIMQTVRHNAYHNDPYAKEFGIKISEKLASVEARILPAPWLKYHDTGREKDCLPQVGQWNMMNKKMFNGGTVNNWMCINFSRYVQDSVTRGFCYELAQMCYISGMAFNPEPVLPPIFARPDHVEKALKTRYHDAMSILQPQGKELDLLIVVLPDNNGSLYGDLKRICETDLGLVSQCCLTKHVFKMSKQYLANVALKINVKVGGRNTVLVDALSRRIPLVSDRPTIIFGADVTHPHPGEDSSPSIAAVVASQDWPEVTKYAGLVSAQAHRQELIQDLFKTWQDPVRGTVTGGMIKELLISFRRATGQKPQRIIFYRDGVSEGQFYQVLLHELDAIRKACASLEPNYQPPVTFVVVQKRHHTRLFANNHSDRHAVDKSGNILPGTVVDSKICHPTEFDFYLCSHAGIQGTSRPAHYHVLWDENKFTADGLQTLTNNLCYTYARCTRSVSIVPPAYYAHLAAFRARFYMEPETSDSGSISSDAAAGRGGVGGARSTRAPGLNAAVRPLPALKENVKRVMFYC
- the LOC103484068 gene encoding NAC domain-containing protein 54, which translates into the protein MAPVGLPPGFRFHPTDEELVNYYLKRKISGQEIELDIIPEVDLYKCEPWELSEKSFLPSRDPEWYFFGPRDRKYPNGFRTNRATRAGYWKSTGKDRRVSSQNRAIGMKKTLVYYRGRAPQGIRTDWVMHEYRLDDKDCEDSSGIQDSYALCRVFKKNGICSEVEELLVGGQSSSSSLSFMENSNSTSQTLVNDYETLSPDILMAASSSCVEEEEKDDSWMQFITEDAWCASNSSAIGLDDLSHLTFTN
- the LOC103483978 gene encoding putative pectate lyase 2: MTNNMGRNLIHYQVTDPSDDPINPRPGTLRYGATMIKHKVWITFQKDMHIVLQKPLLISSFTAIDGRGATVHITGNACLMVLRATNIIIHGLIIHHCRSQAAGEVMGPNSKVISLGHVDGDAIRLVTASNVWIDHNTLYRCEDGLLDVTRGSTDITISNNWFRDQDKVILLGHDDGYVRDRNMKVTVVYNHFGPNCNQRMPRIRYGYAHVANNLYQGWTQYAIGGSMNPSVKSEANLFIASKSKQVIWSTGNVEEAKWKFHSVRDVFENGALFTEIGVGRGRVKPNYNPQQRFPVADAKWIRALTSSSGALRCTSNSKC